The following coding sequences lie in one Cyanobacterium sp. Dongsha4 genomic window:
- the ilvN gene encoding acetolactate synthase small subunit: protein MKHTISVLVEDEAGVLTRIAGLFARRGFNIESLAVGPAEQSGISRITMVVPGDDDTIEQLTKQLHKLINVIKVTDITKIPCVERELMLVKVSANSSNRSEVLQIVQIFRAKVVDISDDSLILEVVGDPGKMVAIISMLSKFGIKEIARTGKVALVRESGVNTEYLKSLQVKA from the coding sequence ATGAAGCATACTATCTCAGTTTTGGTAGAAGATGAAGCAGGGGTTTTAACAAGAATTGCTGGTTTATTTGCCCGTAGGGGTTTCAATATTGAAAGTTTGGCAGTAGGACCTGCTGAACAATCTGGTATTTCAAGAATAACAATGGTTGTCCCCGGTGATGATGATACCATTGAGCAACTAACAAAACAATTACATAAATTAATTAACGTCATTAAAGTAACTGATATTACTAAAATTCCCTGTGTCGAAAGAGAGTTAATGCTAGTAAAAGTCAGTGCTAATAGCAGTAATCGTAGTGAAGTTTTACAAATTGTTCAGATTTTTAGAGCAAAGGTAGTAGATATTTCTGATGATAGTCTTATTTTAGAGGTGGTAGGCGATCCGGGTAAAATGGTGGCAATTATTTCTATGTTAAGTAAATTTGGTATTAAAGAAATTGCTCGAACAGGAAAAGTTGCCCTTGTGAGAGAGTCTGGGGTAAATACTGAATATCTCAAGTCTTTACAAGTAAAAGCCTAA
- a CDS encoding MBL fold metallo-hydrolase, with product MLKKISRFLSLIFLVSLASIFVFNESIAAHEKPLTDSQKILAQNSEAVNIRIIPLKDNIYMLTGEGGNIGLSVGDDGVLMIDSQFAYLSDKIKDEIKLINRRPINYLINTHYHFDHVGGNENFANDGALIIAHDNTFKQMQKDHSYPVLGMDVKASPVSALPKITFNDVSNFHINGNHIKAFAVPPAHTNSDIVIHFAKENIIHTGDLFFNGFYPFIDTEAGGSIDGMISAIDQILALCSEQTIIIPGHGERGDRTSLMKFQEMLKTVNERVKQKVAQNMTLDDIISEKPLADLDQEWGDGFLTSDQFLTIAYQGIKN from the coding sequence ATGTTGAAAAAAATATCTCGTTTTCTAAGTTTAATTTTCTTGGTGAGTCTTGCTAGTATTTTTGTTTTTAATGAAAGTATTGCCGCTCACGAAAAACCCTTGACAGATAGTCAAAAAATCTTAGCTCAAAACTCAGAAGCTGTAAATATCAGAATTATTCCTCTGAAAGATAATATTTATATGCTAACGGGAGAAGGCGGTAATATAGGACTTTCTGTTGGGGATGACGGAGTTTTAATGATTGATAGTCAATTCGCTTATCTATCGGACAAAATCAAAGATGAAATTAAGCTCATAAATAGAAGACCTATTAATTATTTAATCAATACTCATTATCATTTTGATCATGTTGGAGGTAATGAGAACTTTGCTAATGACGGAGCTCTAATTATTGCTCACGATAACACTTTTAAGCAGATGCAAAAAGATCATTCTTATCCTGTTTTAGGAATGGATGTCAAAGCATCTCCTGTTTCGGCACTCCCAAAAATTACTTTTAATGATGTGAGTAATTTTCATATTAATGGGAATCATATCAAGGCTTTTGCTGTACCACCTGCTCATACAAATAGTGATATTGTGATTCATTTTGCCAAAGAAAATATTATTCACACTGGAGATTTATTTTTTAATGGCTTTTATCCTTTTATTGACACGGAAGCAGGAGGATCTATTGATGGTATGATTTCTGCTATTGACCAAATTTTGGCGTTGTGTAGTGAGCAGACTATTATTATACCAGGCCATGGAGAAAGAGGCGATCGCACTTCTTTAATGAAATTTCAAGAGATGTTAAAAACAGTTAATGAAAGAGTAAAACAGAAAGTAGCTCAAAACATGACTTTAGATGATATTATCTCGGAAAAACCCCTTGCAGATTTAGATCAAGAATGGGGCGATGGTTTTCTAACTTCTGATCAATTTTTAACTATTGCCTATCAAGGTATTAAAAATTAA